From a region of the Arachis ipaensis cultivar K30076 chromosome B09, Araip1.1, whole genome shotgun sequence genome:
- the LOC107618553 gene encoding uncharacterized protein LOC107618553 translates to MLLAVEGGGFFSSSASGYSKGLSLLLLGQRSEDKPMRVAPWNHYQLVDQESDTQLQLASTKNYLPRGCASFVCFGRTSAGHDTPSPLKVGPAQQHDVSSGSFVSNQGKDPSTHIDNENDNRKVVLKSSLKRPRINKSVDAANEHEASDGKVADAPGAQPERRRVQWTDACGSELVEIREFEPSEDDGSDDEFENGSGRTCSCAIM, encoded by the exons ATGCTATTGGCAGTAGAAGGAGGAGGGTTCTTCTCGTCTTCGGCTTCAGGATATAGCAAGGGCCTGAGCCTTCTTCTGCTGGGTCAGAGGAGTGAGGATAAACCCATGAGAGTTGCGCCGTGGAACCATTACCAGTTGGTAGACCAAGAATCTGACACTCAGCTCCAGCTGGCTTCCACAAAGAACTACCTCCCCCGCGGGTGTGCCTCCTTTGTTTGCTTTGGTCGCACTTCCGCAGGGCATGACACTCCATCTCCTCTCAAAGTGGGCCCTGCTCAACAGCATGATGTCTCCTCAGGGTCATTTGTTTCCAACCAGGGAAAGGATCCCTCTACTCAtattgataatgagaatgataatagaaaggTTGTACTTAAAAGTAGCTTGAAAAGGCCGCGAATTAATAAATCAGTGGACGCTGCTAATGAACATGAAGCATCAGATGGAAAGGTAGCTGATGCTCCTGGTGCCCAACCAGAGAGGAGGAGAGTGCAGTGGACAGATGCTTGTGGTAGTGAGCTTGTTGAAATACGAGAATTTGAGCCCAG TGAGGATGATGGATCAGATGATGAATTTGAAAATGGAAGTGGCAGGACTTGTTCCTGCGCGATTATGTAA